In Camelus bactrianus isolate YW-2024 breed Bactrian camel chromosome 34, ASM4877302v1, whole genome shotgun sequence, one genomic interval encodes:
- the PLEKHG6 gene encoding pleckstrin homology domain-containing family G member 6 isoform X1, translating into MQGFDPPTQRPFQGLVASRIETYGGGYRASAQGTAGNLFARGGPVLDPSRRRLQGYAPFAKGCGPARGLSPLRWRELEPEKRHGGHFGAGPPYSPKLKEVTKAHELEVRLHTFSMFGMPRLPPEDRRHWEIGEASDSGEAIEKSWKELVPGHKDMSRELCHQQEALWELLTTELIYVRKLKIMTDLLASGLLNLQRVGLLTEVSAETLFGNVPSLIRAHRSFWEEVLGPSLEEMRASGQPLDPVSLQNGFLMFSQRFQPYVLYCLRVKQTMAYAREQQDNNPLFHTFVQWCEKHKRSGRQMLGDLLIKPHQRITKYPLLLQAVLKRSPEARAQEALNAMIAAVESFLRHINKQVRQGEEQESLVAAAERIGPYEVLEPSSEEVEKNLRPFSTLDLTSPVLGVAPEHTRQLLLEGPVRVKEGREGKLDVYLFLFSDVLLVTKRQRRADKAKVIRPPLMLEKLVCQPLRDPSSFLLIHLTEFQCVSSALTVHCPSPADRARWLEKTQQAQVTLQKLKAEEYIQQKRELLALYRDGDRKSPGTRPSTPSPPSPPSPEGSQSSVEGRIPEGSTAIPHLVVTEDTDEDAPSVPDDTSDSGYGTLVPGSPKASHSPLSRLRSRALRRDPRLTFSTLDLRDVPLRPQPPDPQAPQRRSAPELPGQVIQKGDSLPRRDPPSWSEEEDRTSAGGNVVVETLHRARLRGQLPLSPTHTDSAGESPWESSGDEEEEGPLFLGPSYTPSRHPLRAEDMLREIREELASQRIEGVPEPGDSRPRKLTRVQLQRMRGPHIIHLDTPLSTSEV; encoded by the exons gaTCCCAGTCGCCGACGCCTCCAGGGCTATGCCCCCTTTGCCAAGGGTTGTGGCCCTGCCAGAGGCCTGTCTCCTCTGCGGTGGCGGGAACTGGAGCCTGAGAAAAGGCATGGAGGCCATTTTGGGGCCGGCCCACCTTACTCCCCTAAACTCAAG GAAGTCACGAAGGCCCACGAGCTGGAGGTGAGGCTGCACACGTTCAGCATGTTTGGGATGCCCCGCCTGCCCCCCGAGGACCGGCGGCACTGGGAGATAGGAGAGGCCAGTGACAGTGGCGAGGCCATTGAGAAGTCCTGGAAGGAGCTGGTGCCTGGGCACAAG GACATGAGCCGGGAGCTTTGCCACCAGCAGGAAGCGCTGTGGGAGCTACTGACCACGGAGCTCATCTACGTGCGGAAGCTTAAGATCATGACGGAT ctcctaGCCTCGGGTTTGCTGAACTTGCAGCGAGTGGGGCTGCTGACCGAG gtGTCAGCTGAGACCTTGTTTGGAAATGTCCCCAGTCTGATTCGAGCCCACCGGAGCTTTTGGGAAGAGGTGCTGGGGCCTTCCCTGGAGGAAATGCGAGCCTCCGGCCAGCCTCTGGACCCCGTCAGCCTGCAAAACGGCTTCCTGATG TTCAGCCAGCGCTTCCAGCCCTACGTCCTGTACTGCCTGCGGGTGAAGCAGACCATGGCTTACGCCCGGGAGCAGCAAGACAACAACCCTCTCTTCCACACCTTTGTGCag TGGTGTGAGAAGCACAAGCGCTCGGGGAGGCAGATGCTGGGGGACCTGCTCATCAAGCCCCACCAGCGCATCACCAAGTACCCACTGCTGCTCCAGGCTGTGCTCAAGAGGAGCCCCGAGGCCCGCGCCCAGGAGGCCCTGAACGCCATG ATTGCAGCGGTGGAGTCCTTCCTCCGACACATCAACAAGCAGGTGCGCCAGGGCGAGGAGCAGGAGAGCTTGGTGGCTGCAGCTGAGCGCATCGGGCCCTACGAGGTGCTGGAGCCGTCCAGCGAGGAGGTGGAGAAG AACCTGCGTCCGTTCTCCACCCTGGACCTGACATCCCCTGTGCTGGGGGTTGCTCCCGagcacaccaggcagctgctgctGGAGGGACCTGTGCGTGTGAAGGAGGGACGAGAAGGGAAG CTGGACGTGTACTTGTTCCTCTTCTCTGATGTGCTCTTGGTGACCAAGCGCCAGCGCAGGGCAGACAAAGCCAAGGTGATCCGCCCGCCCCTCATGCTGGAGAAGCTCGTGTGCCAACCGCTCCGAGACCCTA GCAGCTTCCTGCTGATCCACCTCACGGAATTCCAGTGCGTCTCCAGCGCCCTCACCGTGCACTGTCCCAGCCCTGCAGACCGGGCCCGGTGGCTGGAGAAGACCCAGCAGGCGCAG GTCACCCTGCAGAAGCTGAAGGCAGAGGAGTACATCCAACAGAAGAGGGAGCTCCTGGCCCTCTATCGGGACGGGGACAGGAAGTCCCCAGGAACCAGGCCCTCCACACcgtcccctccttccccaccttcccCGGAGGGCTCTCAAAGCAGCGTGGAGGGGAG GATTCCCGAGGGCTCGACTGCCATCCCCCACCTAGTGGTGACAGAAGACACAGATGAAGATGCTCCCTCAGTACCAGATGACACATCGGACTCTGGCTATGGCACTCTGGTCCCAGGCTCTCCCAAGGCGTCCCACTCCCCGCTGAGCCGTCTCCGCTCAAGGGCCCTTCGGCGAGACCCTCGCCTCACCTTCTCCACTCTGGACCTCCGAGATGTTCCTTTGCGACCCCAGCCTCCTGACCCCCAAGCTCCCCAACGCCGAAGCGCCCCTGAACTGCCAGGGCAAGTTATCCAGAAAGGAGACAGCCTTCCCAGAAGAGACCCACCGAGCTGGTCTGAGGAAGAAGACAGGACCTCGGCGGGAGGGAATGTGGTAGTGGAAACCTTGCACAGGGCCCGACTTCGCGGGCAGCTCCCCCTCTCCCCGACCCACACAGACTCTGCTGGGGAAAGCCCCTGGGAATCCTCCGGggatgaggaagaagagggaCCTCTCTTCCTGGGACCCAGCTACACCCCCTCTCGCCACCCTCTCCGGGCTGAGGACATGCTCAGAGAGATCCGAGAGGAACTGGCCAGCCAACGGATTGAGGGTGTCCCCGAGCCTGGGGACAGCAGGCCACGGAAGCTGACTCGGGTCCAACTGCAGAGGATGCGTGGGCCTCACATCATACACCTGGACACACCCCTGTCCACATC AGAGGTGTGA
- the PLEKHG6 gene encoding pleckstrin homology domain-containing family G member 6 isoform X2, whose product MQGFDPPTQRPFQGLVASRIETYGGGYRASAQGTAGNLFARGGPVLDPSRRRLQGYAPFAKGCGPARGLSPLRWRELEPEKRHGGHFGAGPPYSPKLKEVTKAHELEVRLHTFSMFGMPRLPPEDRRHWEIGEASDSGEAIEKSWKELVPGHKDMSRELCHQQEALWELLTTELIYVRKLKIMTDLLASGLLNLQRVGLLTEVSAETLFGNVPSLIRAHRSFWEEVLGPSLEEMRASGQPLDPVSLQNGFLMFSQRFQPYVLYCLRVKQTMAYAREQQDNNPLFHTFVQWCEKHKRSGRQMLGDLLIKPHQRITKYPLLLQAVLKRSPEARAQEALNAMIAAVESFLRHINKQVRQGEEQESLVAAAERIGPYEVLEPSSEEVEKNLRPFSTLDLTSPVLGVAPEHTRQLLLEGPVRVKEGREGKLDVYLFLFSDVLLVTKRQRRADKAKVIRPPLMLEKLVCQPLRDPSSFLLIHLTEFQCVSSALTVHCPSPADRARWLEKTQQAQTLTGHLCAQAQAECRGIRRVKHRSALRERALQPGQRNQCADSRSVCTEGHWDGEGSDALCLVGWVGKGPGRAGGAYAEKTSQRSSCLSTTGGGT is encoded by the exons gaTCCCAGTCGCCGACGCCTCCAGGGCTATGCCCCCTTTGCCAAGGGTTGTGGCCCTGCCAGAGGCCTGTCTCCTCTGCGGTGGCGGGAACTGGAGCCTGAGAAAAGGCATGGAGGCCATTTTGGGGCCGGCCCACCTTACTCCCCTAAACTCAAG GAAGTCACGAAGGCCCACGAGCTGGAGGTGAGGCTGCACACGTTCAGCATGTTTGGGATGCCCCGCCTGCCCCCCGAGGACCGGCGGCACTGGGAGATAGGAGAGGCCAGTGACAGTGGCGAGGCCATTGAGAAGTCCTGGAAGGAGCTGGTGCCTGGGCACAAG GACATGAGCCGGGAGCTTTGCCACCAGCAGGAAGCGCTGTGGGAGCTACTGACCACGGAGCTCATCTACGTGCGGAAGCTTAAGATCATGACGGAT ctcctaGCCTCGGGTTTGCTGAACTTGCAGCGAGTGGGGCTGCTGACCGAG gtGTCAGCTGAGACCTTGTTTGGAAATGTCCCCAGTCTGATTCGAGCCCACCGGAGCTTTTGGGAAGAGGTGCTGGGGCCTTCCCTGGAGGAAATGCGAGCCTCCGGCCAGCCTCTGGACCCCGTCAGCCTGCAAAACGGCTTCCTGATG TTCAGCCAGCGCTTCCAGCCCTACGTCCTGTACTGCCTGCGGGTGAAGCAGACCATGGCTTACGCCCGGGAGCAGCAAGACAACAACCCTCTCTTCCACACCTTTGTGCag TGGTGTGAGAAGCACAAGCGCTCGGGGAGGCAGATGCTGGGGGACCTGCTCATCAAGCCCCACCAGCGCATCACCAAGTACCCACTGCTGCTCCAGGCTGTGCTCAAGAGGAGCCCCGAGGCCCGCGCCCAGGAGGCCCTGAACGCCATG ATTGCAGCGGTGGAGTCCTTCCTCCGACACATCAACAAGCAGGTGCGCCAGGGCGAGGAGCAGGAGAGCTTGGTGGCTGCAGCTGAGCGCATCGGGCCCTACGAGGTGCTGGAGCCGTCCAGCGAGGAGGTGGAGAAG AACCTGCGTCCGTTCTCCACCCTGGACCTGACATCCCCTGTGCTGGGGGTTGCTCCCGagcacaccaggcagctgctgctGGAGGGACCTGTGCGTGTGAAGGAGGGACGAGAAGGGAAG CTGGACGTGTACTTGTTCCTCTTCTCTGATGTGCTCTTGGTGACCAAGCGCCAGCGCAGGGCAGACAAAGCCAAGGTGATCCGCCCGCCCCTCATGCTGGAGAAGCTCGTGTGCCAACCGCTCCGAGACCCTA GCAGCTTCCTGCTGATCCACCTCACGGAATTCCAGTGCGTCTCCAGCGCCCTCACCGTGCACTGTCCCAGCCCTGCAGACCGGGCCCGGTGGCTGGAGAAGACCCAGCAGGCGCAG ACTTTAACGGGGCACCTCTGTGCGCAGGCACAGGCTGAGTGCAGAGGAATCAGAAGAGTAAAACACCGCTCTGCCCTCAGGGAACGCGCCCTGCAGCCTGGCCAGAGGAATCAGTGCGCAGACAGCAGAAGCGTGTGTACAGAAGGGCACTGGGACGGAGAAGGGAGTGATGCTCTGTGTCTGGTGGGCTGGGTGGGGAAGGGCCCTGGCAGAGCAGGTGGGGCCTATGCTGAGAAGACTTCACAGAGGAGCTCCTGTCTGAGCACCACTGGAGGGGGTACCTAG
- the PLEKHG6 gene encoding pleckstrin homology domain-containing family G member 6 isoform X3, whose protein sequence is MQGFDPPTQRPFQGLVASRIETYGGGYRASAQGTAGNLFARGGPVLDPSRRRLQGYAPFAKGCGPARGLSPLRWRELEPEKRHGGHFGAGPPYSPKLKEVTKAHELEVRLHTFSMFGMPRLPPEDRRHWEIGEASDSGEAIEKSWKELVPGHKDMSRELCHQQEALWELLTTELIYVRKLKIMTDLLASGLLNLQRVGLLTEVSAETLFGNVPSLIRAHRSFWEEVLGPSLEEMRASGQPLDPVSLQNGFLMFSQRFQPYVLYCLRVKQTMAYAREQQDNNPLFHTFVQWCEKHKRSGRQMLGDLLIKPHQRITKYPLLLQAVLKRSPEARAQEALNAMIAAVESFLRHINKQVRQGEEQESLVAAAERIGPYEVLEPSSEEVEKNLRPFSTLDLTSPVLGVAPEHTRQLLLEGPVRVKEGREGKLDVYLFLFSDVLLVTKRQRRADKAKVIRPPLMLEKLVCQPLRDPSSFLLIHLTEFQCVSSALTVHCPSPADRARWLEKTQQAQAQAECRGIRRVKHRSALRERALQPGQRNQCADSRSVCTEGHWDGEGSDALCLVGWVGKGPGRAGGAYAEKTSQRSSCLSTTGGGT, encoded by the exons gaTCCCAGTCGCCGACGCCTCCAGGGCTATGCCCCCTTTGCCAAGGGTTGTGGCCCTGCCAGAGGCCTGTCTCCTCTGCGGTGGCGGGAACTGGAGCCTGAGAAAAGGCATGGAGGCCATTTTGGGGCCGGCCCACCTTACTCCCCTAAACTCAAG GAAGTCACGAAGGCCCACGAGCTGGAGGTGAGGCTGCACACGTTCAGCATGTTTGGGATGCCCCGCCTGCCCCCCGAGGACCGGCGGCACTGGGAGATAGGAGAGGCCAGTGACAGTGGCGAGGCCATTGAGAAGTCCTGGAAGGAGCTGGTGCCTGGGCACAAG GACATGAGCCGGGAGCTTTGCCACCAGCAGGAAGCGCTGTGGGAGCTACTGACCACGGAGCTCATCTACGTGCGGAAGCTTAAGATCATGACGGAT ctcctaGCCTCGGGTTTGCTGAACTTGCAGCGAGTGGGGCTGCTGACCGAG gtGTCAGCTGAGACCTTGTTTGGAAATGTCCCCAGTCTGATTCGAGCCCACCGGAGCTTTTGGGAAGAGGTGCTGGGGCCTTCCCTGGAGGAAATGCGAGCCTCCGGCCAGCCTCTGGACCCCGTCAGCCTGCAAAACGGCTTCCTGATG TTCAGCCAGCGCTTCCAGCCCTACGTCCTGTACTGCCTGCGGGTGAAGCAGACCATGGCTTACGCCCGGGAGCAGCAAGACAACAACCCTCTCTTCCACACCTTTGTGCag TGGTGTGAGAAGCACAAGCGCTCGGGGAGGCAGATGCTGGGGGACCTGCTCATCAAGCCCCACCAGCGCATCACCAAGTACCCACTGCTGCTCCAGGCTGTGCTCAAGAGGAGCCCCGAGGCCCGCGCCCAGGAGGCCCTGAACGCCATG ATTGCAGCGGTGGAGTCCTTCCTCCGACACATCAACAAGCAGGTGCGCCAGGGCGAGGAGCAGGAGAGCTTGGTGGCTGCAGCTGAGCGCATCGGGCCCTACGAGGTGCTGGAGCCGTCCAGCGAGGAGGTGGAGAAG AACCTGCGTCCGTTCTCCACCCTGGACCTGACATCCCCTGTGCTGGGGGTTGCTCCCGagcacaccaggcagctgctgctGGAGGGACCTGTGCGTGTGAAGGAGGGACGAGAAGGGAAG CTGGACGTGTACTTGTTCCTCTTCTCTGATGTGCTCTTGGTGACCAAGCGCCAGCGCAGGGCAGACAAAGCCAAGGTGATCCGCCCGCCCCTCATGCTGGAGAAGCTCGTGTGCCAACCGCTCCGAGACCCTA GCAGCTTCCTGCTGATCCACCTCACGGAATTCCAGTGCGTCTCCAGCGCCCTCACCGTGCACTGTCCCAGCCCTGCAGACCGGGCCCGGTGGCTGGAGAAGACCCAGCAGGCGCAG GCACAGGCTGAGTGCAGAGGAATCAGAAGAGTAAAACACCGCTCTGCCCTCAGGGAACGCGCCCTGCAGCCTGGCCAGAGGAATCAGTGCGCAGACAGCAGAAGCGTGTGTACAGAAGGGCACTGGGACGGAGAAGGGAGTGATGCTCTGTGTCTGGTGGGCTGGGTGGGGAAGGGCCCTGGCAGAGCAGGTGGGGCCTATGCTGAGAAGACTTCACAGAGGAGCTCCTGTCTGAGCACCACTGGAGGGGGTACCTAG
- the PLEKHG6 gene encoding pleckstrin homology domain-containing family G member 6 isoform X4 has protein sequence MQGFDPPTQRPFQGLVASRIETYGGGYRASAQGTAGNLFARGGPVLDPSRRRLQGYAPFAKGCGPARGLSPLRWRELEPEKRHGGHFGAGPPYSPKLKEVTKAHELEVRLHTFSMFGMPRLPPEDRRHWEIGEASDSGEAIEKSWKELVPGHKDMSRELCHQQEALWELLTTELIYVRKLKIMTDLLASGLLNLQRVGLLTEVSAETLFGNVPSLIRAHRSFWEEVLGPSLEEMRASGQPLDPVSLQNGFLMFSQRFQPYVLYCLRVKQTMAYAREQQDNNPLFHTFVQWCEKHKRSGRQMLGDLLIKPHQRITKYPLLLQAVLKRSPEARAQEALNAMIAAVESFLRHINKQVRQGEEQESLVAAAERIGPYEVLEPSSEEVEKNLRPFSTLDLTSPVLGVAPEHTRQLLLEGPVRVKEGREGKLDVYLFLFSDVLLVTKRQRRADKAKVIRPPLMLEKLVCQPLRDPSSFLLIHLTEFQCVSSALTVHCPSPADRARWLEKTQQAQGTRPAAWPEESVRRQQKRVYRRALGRRRE, from the exons gaTCCCAGTCGCCGACGCCTCCAGGGCTATGCCCCCTTTGCCAAGGGTTGTGGCCCTGCCAGAGGCCTGTCTCCTCTGCGGTGGCGGGAACTGGAGCCTGAGAAAAGGCATGGAGGCCATTTTGGGGCCGGCCCACCTTACTCCCCTAAACTCAAG GAAGTCACGAAGGCCCACGAGCTGGAGGTGAGGCTGCACACGTTCAGCATGTTTGGGATGCCCCGCCTGCCCCCCGAGGACCGGCGGCACTGGGAGATAGGAGAGGCCAGTGACAGTGGCGAGGCCATTGAGAAGTCCTGGAAGGAGCTGGTGCCTGGGCACAAG GACATGAGCCGGGAGCTTTGCCACCAGCAGGAAGCGCTGTGGGAGCTACTGACCACGGAGCTCATCTACGTGCGGAAGCTTAAGATCATGACGGAT ctcctaGCCTCGGGTTTGCTGAACTTGCAGCGAGTGGGGCTGCTGACCGAG gtGTCAGCTGAGACCTTGTTTGGAAATGTCCCCAGTCTGATTCGAGCCCACCGGAGCTTTTGGGAAGAGGTGCTGGGGCCTTCCCTGGAGGAAATGCGAGCCTCCGGCCAGCCTCTGGACCCCGTCAGCCTGCAAAACGGCTTCCTGATG TTCAGCCAGCGCTTCCAGCCCTACGTCCTGTACTGCCTGCGGGTGAAGCAGACCATGGCTTACGCCCGGGAGCAGCAAGACAACAACCCTCTCTTCCACACCTTTGTGCag TGGTGTGAGAAGCACAAGCGCTCGGGGAGGCAGATGCTGGGGGACCTGCTCATCAAGCCCCACCAGCGCATCACCAAGTACCCACTGCTGCTCCAGGCTGTGCTCAAGAGGAGCCCCGAGGCCCGCGCCCAGGAGGCCCTGAACGCCATG ATTGCAGCGGTGGAGTCCTTCCTCCGACACATCAACAAGCAGGTGCGCCAGGGCGAGGAGCAGGAGAGCTTGGTGGCTGCAGCTGAGCGCATCGGGCCCTACGAGGTGCTGGAGCCGTCCAGCGAGGAGGTGGAGAAG AACCTGCGTCCGTTCTCCACCCTGGACCTGACATCCCCTGTGCTGGGGGTTGCTCCCGagcacaccaggcagctgctgctGGAGGGACCTGTGCGTGTGAAGGAGGGACGAGAAGGGAAG CTGGACGTGTACTTGTTCCTCTTCTCTGATGTGCTCTTGGTGACCAAGCGCCAGCGCAGGGCAGACAAAGCCAAGGTGATCCGCCCGCCCCTCATGCTGGAGAAGCTCGTGTGCCAACCGCTCCGAGACCCTA GCAGCTTCCTGCTGATCCACCTCACGGAATTCCAGTGCGTCTCCAGCGCCCTCACCGTGCACTGTCCCAGCCCTGCAGACCGGGCCCGGTGGCTGGAGAAGACCCAGCAGGCGCAG GGAACGCGCCCTGCAGCCTGGCCAGAGGAATCAGTGCGCAGACAGCAGAAGCGTGTGTACAGAAGGGCACTGGGACGGAGAAGGGAGTGA
- the TNFRSF1A gene encoding tumor necrosis factor receptor superfamily member 1A isoform X2, with amino-acid sequence MAQVEITPCAVDRDTVCGCRKNQYRQYWSETHFRCLDCSHCPNGTVHLFCQERQDTVCNCHLGFFLRDNKCVSCAKCKSLECEKLCPIVSETRKSQDPGTIVLLSLVIVFGLCLASFLFIGLVCRYQRWKPKLYSIICGKSTPVEEGEPEPLALSPSFSPPTGSSPVPDFISASSPTFTHCDWSNFRVASPLREVAPPHQGAGAILSLPAPPASTPVPTPVQQWEAGAHSAHSAPAQLADSDPRTLYAVVDGVPPTRWKEFMRRLGLSEHEIERLELQNGRCLREAQYSMLAAWRRRTPRREATLELLGRVLRDMDLLGCLEDIEEALGGPAPGLPR; translated from the exons ATGGCCCAGGTGGAGATTACTCCTTGTGCAGTGGACCGGGACACTGTGTGCGGCTGCAGGAAGAACCAGTACCGACAATATTGGAGTGAGACGCATTTCCGGTGCCTGGACTGCAGCCACTGCCCCAACGGCACGGTGCATCTCTTCT GCCAGGAGAGACAGGACACTGTCTGCAACTGCCACTTGGGGTTCTTTCTAAGAGATAACAAGTGTGTCTCCTGTGCTAA GTGTAAGAGCCTAGAGTGTGAGAAGTTATGTCCAATCGTATCTGAAACTCGGAAATCTCAGGACCCAG GCACCATCGTGCTGTTGTCCCTGGTGATCGTCTTCGGTCTTTGCCTGGCATCCTTCCTCTTCATTGGCTTAGTGTGCCGCTACCAACGGTGGAAGCCCAAGCTCTACTCCATTA tttgtgGGAAATCGACACCTGTAGAGGAG GGGGAGCCGGAGCCCCTGGCCCTGAGCCCAAGCTTCAGTCCCCCCACGGGCTCCAGTCCCGTCCCAGACTTCATTTCCGCCTCTAGTCCCACCTTCACCCACTGTGACTGGTCCAACTTCAGAGTTGCATCACCCCTCAGAGAGGTGGCCCCGCCCCACCAGGGGGCTGGCGccattctctccctccctgcGCCTCCAGCCTCCACTCCCGTCCCCACTCCTGTTCAGCAGTGGGAGGCCGGCGCCCACAGCGCCCACAGCGCCCCGGCTCAGCTCGCAGACT cCGACCCGAGAACGCTGTATGCGGTGGTGGACGGCGTGCCCCCAACGCGCTGGAAGGAGTTCATGCGGCGGCTGGGGCTGAGCGAGCACGAGATCGAGCGGCTGGAGCTGCAGAACGGGCGCTGCCTGCGCGAGGCACAGTACAGCATGCTGGCGGCCTGGAGGCGGCGCACCCCGCGGCGCGAGGCCACGCTGGAGCTGCTGGGACGCGTGCTCCGGGACATGGACCTGCTCGGGTGCCTGGAGGACATCGAGGAGGCGCTgggcggccccgcccccggccttcCCCGGTGA
- the TNFRSF1A gene encoding tumor necrosis factor receptor superfamily member 1A isoform X1, whose product MGLPTVPGLLLPLVLWALLVDVYPTGVHGLVPHPADREKRESLCPQGKYSHPQNSSICCTKCHKGTYLYNDCPDVGRDTDCRECPNGTYTALENHLRQCLSCSKCRKEMAQVEITPCAVDRDTVCGCRKNQYRQYWSETHFRCLDCSHCPNGTVHLFCQERQDTVCNCHLGFFLRDNKCVSCAKCKSLECEKLCPIVSETRKSQDPGTIVLLSLVIVFGLCLASFLFIGLVCRYQRWKPKLYSIICGKSTPVEEGEPEPLALSPSFSPPTGSSPVPDFISASSPTFTHCDWSNFRVASPLREVAPPHQGAGAILSLPAPPASTPVPTPVQQWEAGAHSAHSAPAQLADSDPRTLYAVVDGVPPTRWKEFMRRLGLSEHEIERLELQNGRCLREAQYSMLAAWRRRTPRREATLELLGRVLRDMDLLGCLEDIEEALGGPAPGLPR is encoded by the exons ATGGGCCTCCCCACCGTGCCTGGCCTGCTGCTGCCCCTG GTGCTCTGGGCTCTGCTGGTGGATGTGTACCCCACAGGGGTTCATGGACTGGTCCCTCACCCCGCGGACcgggagaagagagagagtttGTGTCCCCAGGGAAAATACAGCCACCCTCAAAATAGTTCCATTTGCTGCACAAAGTGCCACAAAG GCACCTACCTGTACAACGACTGTCCGGACGTGGGGCGGGACACGGACTGCAGGGAGTGTCCCAACGGCACCTACACTGCTTTAGAGAACCATCTCAGACAATGTCTGAGCTGCTCCAAGTGCCGGAAGG AGATGGCCCAGGTGGAGATTACTCCTTGTGCAGTGGACCGGGACACTGTGTGCGGCTGCAGGAAGAACCAGTACCGACAATATTGGAGTGAGACGCATTTCCGGTGCCTGGACTGCAGCCACTGCCCCAACGGCACGGTGCATCTCTTCT GCCAGGAGAGACAGGACACTGTCTGCAACTGCCACTTGGGGTTCTTTCTAAGAGATAACAAGTGTGTCTCCTGTGCTAA GTGTAAGAGCCTAGAGTGTGAGAAGTTATGTCCAATCGTATCTGAAACTCGGAAATCTCAGGACCCAG GCACCATCGTGCTGTTGTCCCTGGTGATCGTCTTCGGTCTTTGCCTGGCATCCTTCCTCTTCATTGGCTTAGTGTGCCGCTACCAACGGTGGAAGCCCAAGCTCTACTCCATTA tttgtgGGAAATCGACACCTGTAGAGGAG GGGGAGCCGGAGCCCCTGGCCCTGAGCCCAAGCTTCAGTCCCCCCACGGGCTCCAGTCCCGTCCCAGACTTCATTTCCGCCTCTAGTCCCACCTTCACCCACTGTGACTGGTCCAACTTCAGAGTTGCATCACCCCTCAGAGAGGTGGCCCCGCCCCACCAGGGGGCTGGCGccattctctccctccctgcGCCTCCAGCCTCCACTCCCGTCCCCACTCCTGTTCAGCAGTGGGAGGCCGGCGCCCACAGCGCCCACAGCGCCCCGGCTCAGCTCGCAGACT cCGACCCGAGAACGCTGTATGCGGTGGTGGACGGCGTGCCCCCAACGCGCTGGAAGGAGTTCATGCGGCGGCTGGGGCTGAGCGAGCACGAGATCGAGCGGCTGGAGCTGCAGAACGGGCGCTGCCTGCGCGAGGCACAGTACAGCATGCTGGCGGCCTGGAGGCGGCGCACCCCGCGGCGCGAGGCCACGCTGGAGCTGCTGGGACGCGTGCTCCGGGACATGGACCTGCTCGGGTGCCTGGAGGACATCGAGGAGGCGCTgggcggccccgcccccggccttcCCCGGTGA